A region from the Manihot esculenta cultivar AM560-2 chromosome 13, M.esculenta_v8, whole genome shotgun sequence genome encodes:
- the LOC110630158 gene encoding glutamate receptor 3.4 isoform X3, producing the protein MDILQITGSDHRSFMAIIQLLSIFCIICVPMEVMGKNGNASASSPRPSVVNVGALFTINSVIGRAAKPALEAAVDDVNSDSSILPGTKLNLITLDTNCSGFIGTMEALQLVENDVVAAIGPQSSGIAHVISHVVNELHVPLLSFGATDPTLSALQYPYFLRTTQSDYFQMFAIADLVTYYGWREVIAIFVDDDYGRNGISVLGDALAKKRCKISYKAAFTPGASNSAINDLLVGVNLMESRVYVVHVNPDSGLKIFSVAQNLGMVTKGYVWIATDWLPSLLDSIQPVDVNTMNLLQGVVALRHYTPDTDLKKRFMSRWNSLKYKNTTGPAGFNSYALFAYDSVWLAARALDAFFNDGGRVSFSDDPKLHDRNRSSLHLSSLRVFNGGQQYLQTILRMNFTGLSGQIQFDLDKNLVHPAYEVLNIGGTGMRRIGYWSNYSGLSVVAPETLYRKPYNTSTSNQQLYPAIWPGENSETPRGWVFPNNGKPLRIAVPNRVSYKDFVAEDKNPPGVRGYCIDVFEAAINLLPYPVPHTYMLYGDGKRNPVYNELVNGVAQNKYDAAVGDVTIITNRTKIVDFTQPYMESGLVVVAPVKEVKSSPWAFLKPFTVQMWCVTGAFFLFVGAVVWILEHRINHEFRGTPRQQLITICWFSFSTMFFSHRENTASTLGRMVLIIWLFVVLIINSSYTASLTSILTVQQLTSRIEGIDSLISSTEPIGVQEGSFAWNYLIDELNIAESRLVKLQNQDEYFSALKRGPKAGGVAAIVDELPYIELFLSSTNCKFRTVGQEFTKSGHFRGTPLLQSTCPPPSSNSLKMVIFKKFITNG; encoded by the exons ATGGATATTTTGCAGATTACCGGGTCTGATCATAGATCATTCATGGCAATAATACAGCTGTTATCaattttttgtattatttgTGTGCCCATGGAAGTCATGGGTAAGAATGGAAATGCCAGTGCTTCTTCCCCTAGACCGAGTGTTGTGAATGTAGGAGCTCTATTTACTATTAATTCTGTAATTGGAAGAGCAGCTAAGCCAGCACTTGAAGCTGCAGTTGATGATGTAAATTCAGATTCCAGTATTCTTCCAGGGACAAAACTGAATCTTATTACACTTGACACGAATTGCAGTGGATTTATTGGAACAATGGAAG CTTTGCAGCTAGTGGAAAATGATGTGGTTGCCGCAATTGGCCCTCAGTCTTCTGGAATAGCTCACGTCATCTCTCATGTTGTTAATGAACTTCATGTACCACTTTTATCATTTGGAGCAACAGATCCTACACTATCTGCCTTGCAGTATCCATATTTCCTCCGCACTACACAGAGTGATTATTTCCAGATGTTTGCTATAGCCGATCTGGTTACATATTATGGATGGAGGGAGGTAATTGCTATCTTTGTAGATGATGATTATGGGAGAAATGGCATATCTGTATTGGGTGATGCACTGGCAAAGAAGCGTTGTAAGATCTCCTATAAGGCTGCCTTCACCCCTGGAGCATCCAATAGTGCAATCAATGACTTGTTAGTTGGGGTAAACCTGATGGAATCCCGGGTTTATGTTGTGCATGTAAATCCTGATTCtggtttaaaaattttttctgtTGCCCAGAATCTTGGGATGGTGACCAAGGGCTATGTTTGGATTGCTACAGATTGGCTTCCTTCTCTATTAGATTCAATACAACCAGTTGATGTTAACACAATGAATCTCTTACAGGGGGTTGTCGCTCTTCGCCATTACACACCAGATACTGATCTGAAGAAAAGGTTTATGTCTAGGTGGAACAGCCTAAAGTATAAGAATACAACAGGACCTGCTGGGTTCAATTCTTATGCTCTCTTTGCTTATGATTCAGTATGGTTAGCTGCCCGAGCTCTTGATGCTTTTTTCAATGATGGTGGAAGGGTATCTTTCTCTGACGACCCAAAGTTGCACGACAGAAATCGAAGTTCATTGCACTTGTCATCACTCCGTGTTTTCAATGGAGGTCAACAGTATCTCCAAACAATTCTTAGGATGAATTTCACAGGTCTCAGTGGTCAAATTCAATTTGATCttgataaaaatttagttcATCCAGCATATGAGGTTCTTAACATTGGTGGGACAGGAATGCGCAGAATTGGTTATTGGTCAAATTACTCTGGGCTTTCAGTTGTTGCTCCAGAGACCTTATACAGGAAGCCTTATAATACTTCTACCAGCAACCAACAGCTTTACCCTGCAATATGGCCGGGTGAAAATTCAGAAACTCCTCGAGGATGGGTATTTCCCAACAATGGGAAGCCACTACGTATAGCAGTGCCCAATCGAGTAAGTTATAAAGATTTTGTGGCTGAAGACAAAAACCCTCCAGGTGTTAGAGGATATTGTATTGATGTCTTTGAAGCTGCCATAAACTTGCTGCCATATCCTGTCCCACACACATATATGTTATATGGAGATGGAAAGAGAAACCCTGTCTACAATGAACTTGTCAATGGAGTCGCTCAAAAT AAGTATGATGCAGCTGTGGGAGATGTTACAATAATTACAAATAGAACTAAAATTGTGGATTTTACACAGCCTTACATGGAATCAGGATTAGTTGTAGTGGCTCCTGTCAAGGAAGTAAAATCTAGCCCTTGGGCTTTCCTCAAGCCATTTACTGTACAAATGTGGTGTGTCACTGGAgccttctttctttttgtgggTGCTGTTGTCTGGATTCTTGAGCACCGGATTAATCATGAATTTCGTGGTACTCCAAGGCAACAGCTCATAACGATATGCTG GTTTAGTTTCTCAACGATGTTCTTCTCCCATA GAGAGAACACTGCGAGCACCTTGGGACGTATGGTGCTGATCATATGGCTATTTGTTGTGTTGATTATCAATTCAAGCTATACAGCAAGTTTGACATCAATCCTTACAGTTCAGCAATTAACATCAAGAATTGAAGGGATTGACAGCTTGATCTCAAGTACTGAACCAATTGGAGTTCAAGAAGGGTCATTTGCATGGAACTACTTGATTGATGAGCTCAACATAGCAGAATCAAGGCTTGTAAAATTGCAAAACCAAGATGAATACTTTTCTGCCCTTAAACGTGGACCAAAAGCGGGTGGGGTGGCTGCCATTGTTGATGAGCTTCCTTACATTGAGCTCTTCTTGTCCAGCACCAACTGTAAATTCAGGACAGTGGGGCAAGAGTTCACGAAAAGCGG GCATTTCAGAGGGACTCCCCTCTTGCAGTCGACTTGTCCACCGCCATCCTCCAACTCTCTGAAAATGGTGATCTTCAAAAAATTCATAACAAATGGCTGA
- the LOC110629187 gene encoding uncharacterized mitochondrial protein AtMg00810-like, whose amino-acid sequence MAAQNSWPILQLDVKSAFFHGTLEEQHSLFVKIGNEGQMLIVCLYVDDLIFTGNDSGMFEKFKKSMMAEFEMSDLEKMHYFLGLEVVQSKMEFFVCQKKYVGEILDKFQMKDCNPASTPTEFGLKLHKDLEGKKVDSTLYRQIVGSLIYLTGTRPDIMYAVSLISKFMESPTKMHLLAAKRILRYLQGTKDFGMFFKANEKSELIGFTDSDYAGDQDSRRSTLGYIFMLGTGPISWSSKKQPIVTLSSTEAKFVTATSCACQAIWLRRILEELQLKQEGATTIFCDNSSAIKLSKNPVLHGRSKHIDVKYYFLRDLCNEGKIELKYCPGEEQLADIFTKSLKLHSFLNLINLMGVCSRKDAKL is encoded by the exons ATGGCAGCACAAAATTCTTGGCCTATTCTCCAATTGGACGTCAAATCAGCTTTTTTTCACGGTACATTGGAAGAGCAG CATTCTCTTTTTGTTAAAATTGGGAATGAGGGCCAAATGCTTATTGTTTGTTTGTATGTAGACGATCTTATATTTACCGGAAATGACAGTGGGATGtttgaaaaattcaaaaaatctaTGATGGCTGAATTTGAGATGTCAGACCTTGAAAAGATGCATTACTTTCTAGGCTTAGAGGTAGTGCAATCAAAGATGGAATTTTTTGTTTGTCAAAAGAAATATGTGGGAGAAATTTTGGATAAATTTCAGATGAAGGATTGTAATCCTGCATCCACACCAACTGAATTTGGTTTAAAGCTTCACAAAGATCTTGAAGGGAAAAAGGTGGATAGCACTCTTTATAGGCAAATTGTTGGCAGCCTCATATACTTAACCGGAACAAGGCCAGATATAATGTATGCTGTAAGCCTTATTAGCAAATTTATGGAGAGTCCAACTAAAATGCACTTGCTTGCCGCCAAGAGAATTCTTCGTTACTTGCAAGGGACGAAGGATTTCGGTATGTTTTTTAAAGCCAATGAAAAGTCAGAATTAATTGGCTTTACAGATAGTGATTATGCAGGAGACCAAGACAGCAGAAGGAGCACTTTAGGATATATTTTTATGCTTGGAACAGGACCTATTTCATGGTCTTCTAAGAAGCAGCCAATTGTCACTTTGTCCAGTACAGAAGCGAAATTTGTCACTGCTACGTCTTGTGCTTGTCAAGCCATTTGGCTAAGGAGAATTCTTGAAGAATTGCAGCTTAAACAAGAAGGAGCTACCACAATTTTCTGTGACAATAGTTCAGCAATAAAATTGTCCAAAAATCCAGTACTTCATGGAAGGAGCAAGCATATTGATGtgaagtattattttttaagagaTTTGTGTAATGaaggaaaaattgaattgaagtaCTGTCCAGGTGAGGAGCAGCTTGCTGACATATTTACAAAGTCTCTCAAGCTACATTCTTTCCTGAATTTGATAAATCTGATGGGTGTTTGCAGCAGAAAAGATGCAAAACTTTAA
- the LOC110630158 gene encoding glutamate receptor 3.4 isoform X2 has product MAIIQLLSIFCIICVPMEVMGKNGNASASSPRPSVVNVGALFTINSVIGRAAKPALEAAVDDVNSDSSILPGTKLNLITLDTNCSGFIGTMEALQLVENDVVAAIGPQSSGIAHVISHVVNELHVPLLSFGATDPTLSALQYPYFLRTTQSDYFQMFAIADLVTYYGWREVIAIFVDDDYGRNGISVLGDALAKKRCKISYKAAFTPGASNSAINDLLVGVNLMESRVYVVHVNPDSGLKIFSVAQNLGMVTKGYVWIATDWLPSLLDSIQPVDVNTMNLLQGVVALRHYTPDTDLKKRFMSRWNSLKYKNTTGPAGFNSYALFAYDSVWLAARALDAFFNDGGRVSFSDDPKLHDRNRSSLHLSSLRVFNGGQQYLQTILRMNFTGLSGQIQFDLDKNLVHPAYEVLNIGGTGMRRIGYWSNYSGLSVVAPETLYRKPYNTSTSNQQLYPAIWPGENSETPRGWVFPNNGKPLRIAVPNRVSYKDFVAEDKNPPGVRGYCIDVFEAAINLLPYPVPHTYMLYGDGKRNPVYNELVNGVAQNKYDAAVGDVTIITNRTKIVDFTQPYMESGLVVVAPVKEVKSSPWAFLKPFTVQMWCVTGAFFLFVGAVVWILEHRINHEFRGTPRQQLITICWFSFSTMFFSHRENTASTLGRMVLIIWLFVVLIINSSYTASLTSILTVQQLTSRIEGIDSLISSTEPIGVQEGSFAWNYLIDELNIAESRLVKLQNQDEYFSALKRGPKAGGVAAIVDELPYIELFLSSTNCKFRTVGQEFTKSGWGFAFQRDSPLAVDLSTAILQLSENGDLQKIHNKWLTRTECSMQINEVDDNRLSLSSFWGLFLICGLACFIALTTFFCRVLCQYRKFAMGHGEEGEVGVEEIQPARPRRSLRSASFKDLIGFVDRKETEIKEMLKRKASDSKRQASPSKDGQASSSPA; this is encoded by the exons ATGGCAATAATACAGCTGTTATCaattttttgtattatttgTGTGCCCATGGAAGTCATGGGTAAGAATGGAAATGCCAGTGCTTCTTCCCCTAGACCGAGTGTTGTGAATGTAGGAGCTCTATTTACTATTAATTCTGTAATTGGAAGAGCAGCTAAGCCAGCACTTGAAGCTGCAGTTGATGATGTAAATTCAGATTCCAGTATTCTTCCAGGGACAAAACTGAATCTTATTACACTTGACACGAATTGCAGTGGATTTATTGGAACAATGGAAG CTTTGCAGCTAGTGGAAAATGATGTGGTTGCCGCAATTGGCCCTCAGTCTTCTGGAATAGCTCACGTCATCTCTCATGTTGTTAATGAACTTCATGTACCACTTTTATCATTTGGAGCAACAGATCCTACACTATCTGCCTTGCAGTATCCATATTTCCTCCGCACTACACAGAGTGATTATTTCCAGATGTTTGCTATAGCCGATCTGGTTACATATTATGGATGGAGGGAGGTAATTGCTATCTTTGTAGATGATGATTATGGGAGAAATGGCATATCTGTATTGGGTGATGCACTGGCAAAGAAGCGTTGTAAGATCTCCTATAAGGCTGCCTTCACCCCTGGAGCATCCAATAGTGCAATCAATGACTTGTTAGTTGGGGTAAACCTGATGGAATCCCGGGTTTATGTTGTGCATGTAAATCCTGATTCtggtttaaaaattttttctgtTGCCCAGAATCTTGGGATGGTGACCAAGGGCTATGTTTGGATTGCTACAGATTGGCTTCCTTCTCTATTAGATTCAATACAACCAGTTGATGTTAACACAATGAATCTCTTACAGGGGGTTGTCGCTCTTCGCCATTACACACCAGATACTGATCTGAAGAAAAGGTTTATGTCTAGGTGGAACAGCCTAAAGTATAAGAATACAACAGGACCTGCTGGGTTCAATTCTTATGCTCTCTTTGCTTATGATTCAGTATGGTTAGCTGCCCGAGCTCTTGATGCTTTTTTCAATGATGGTGGAAGGGTATCTTTCTCTGACGACCCAAAGTTGCACGACAGAAATCGAAGTTCATTGCACTTGTCATCACTCCGTGTTTTCAATGGAGGTCAACAGTATCTCCAAACAATTCTTAGGATGAATTTCACAGGTCTCAGTGGTCAAATTCAATTTGATCttgataaaaatttagttcATCCAGCATATGAGGTTCTTAACATTGGTGGGACAGGAATGCGCAGAATTGGTTATTGGTCAAATTACTCTGGGCTTTCAGTTGTTGCTCCAGAGACCTTATACAGGAAGCCTTATAATACTTCTACCAGCAACCAACAGCTTTACCCTGCAATATGGCCGGGTGAAAATTCAGAAACTCCTCGAGGATGGGTATTTCCCAACAATGGGAAGCCACTACGTATAGCAGTGCCCAATCGAGTAAGTTATAAAGATTTTGTGGCTGAAGACAAAAACCCTCCAGGTGTTAGAGGATATTGTATTGATGTCTTTGAAGCTGCCATAAACTTGCTGCCATATCCTGTCCCACACACATATATGTTATATGGAGATGGAAAGAGAAACCCTGTCTACAATGAACTTGTCAATGGAGTCGCTCAAAAT AAGTATGATGCAGCTGTGGGAGATGTTACAATAATTACAAATAGAACTAAAATTGTGGATTTTACACAGCCTTACATGGAATCAGGATTAGTTGTAGTGGCTCCTGTCAAGGAAGTAAAATCTAGCCCTTGGGCTTTCCTCAAGCCATTTACTGTACAAATGTGGTGTGTCACTGGAgccttctttctttttgtgggTGCTGTTGTCTGGATTCTTGAGCACCGGATTAATCATGAATTTCGTGGTACTCCAAGGCAACAGCTCATAACGATATGCTG GTTTAGTTTCTCAACGATGTTCTTCTCCCATA GAGAGAACACTGCGAGCACCTTGGGACGTATGGTGCTGATCATATGGCTATTTGTTGTGTTGATTATCAATTCAAGCTATACAGCAAGTTTGACATCAATCCTTACAGTTCAGCAATTAACATCAAGAATTGAAGGGATTGACAGCTTGATCTCAAGTACTGAACCAATTGGAGTTCAAGAAGGGTCATTTGCATGGAACTACTTGATTGATGAGCTCAACATAGCAGAATCAAGGCTTGTAAAATTGCAAAACCAAGATGAATACTTTTCTGCCCTTAAACGTGGACCAAAAGCGGGTGGGGTGGCTGCCATTGTTGATGAGCTTCCTTACATTGAGCTCTTCTTGTCCAGCACCAACTGTAAATTCAGGACAGTGGGGCAAGAGTTCACGAAAAGCGGGTGGGGATTT GCATTTCAGAGGGACTCCCCTCTTGCAGTCGACTTGTCCACCGCCATCCTCCAACTCTCTGAAAATGGTGATCTTCAAAAAATTCATAACAAATGGCTGACACGTACAGAGTGCTCTATGCAAATCAACGAAGTTGATGACAACCGACTCTCCTTGAGCAGCTTCTGGGGTCTGTTCCTGATATGTGGGCTTGCTTGCTTTATTGCTCTTACTACATTCTTCTGCAGGGTACTTTGTCAGTACCGTAAATTTGCTATGGGACACGGTGAAGAAGGGGAGGTGGGGGTGGAGGAGATTCAACCGGCAAGGCCTAGACGCTCGCTGCGTTCAGCTAGCTTCAAAGATTTGATTGGTTTTGTAGATAGGAAAGAAACAGAGATTAAGGAGATGCTTAAGCGAAAGGCTAGTGATAGTAAGAGACAAGCTAGCCCCAGCAAAGATGGACAGGCAAGTTCATCACCTGCTTAG
- the LOC110630158 gene encoding glutamate receptor 3.4 isoform X1 — translation MDILQITGSDHRSFMAIIQLLSIFCIICVPMEVMGKNGNASASSPRPSVVNVGALFTINSVIGRAAKPALEAAVDDVNSDSSILPGTKLNLITLDTNCSGFIGTMEALQLVENDVVAAIGPQSSGIAHVISHVVNELHVPLLSFGATDPTLSALQYPYFLRTTQSDYFQMFAIADLVTYYGWREVIAIFVDDDYGRNGISVLGDALAKKRCKISYKAAFTPGASNSAINDLLVGVNLMESRVYVVHVNPDSGLKIFSVAQNLGMVTKGYVWIATDWLPSLLDSIQPVDVNTMNLLQGVVALRHYTPDTDLKKRFMSRWNSLKYKNTTGPAGFNSYALFAYDSVWLAARALDAFFNDGGRVSFSDDPKLHDRNRSSLHLSSLRVFNGGQQYLQTILRMNFTGLSGQIQFDLDKNLVHPAYEVLNIGGTGMRRIGYWSNYSGLSVVAPETLYRKPYNTSTSNQQLYPAIWPGENSETPRGWVFPNNGKPLRIAVPNRVSYKDFVAEDKNPPGVRGYCIDVFEAAINLLPYPVPHTYMLYGDGKRNPVYNELVNGVAQNKYDAAVGDVTIITNRTKIVDFTQPYMESGLVVVAPVKEVKSSPWAFLKPFTVQMWCVTGAFFLFVGAVVWILEHRINHEFRGTPRQQLITICWFSFSTMFFSHRENTASTLGRMVLIIWLFVVLIINSSYTASLTSILTVQQLTSRIEGIDSLISSTEPIGVQEGSFAWNYLIDELNIAESRLVKLQNQDEYFSALKRGPKAGGVAAIVDELPYIELFLSSTNCKFRTVGQEFTKSGWGFAFQRDSPLAVDLSTAILQLSENGDLQKIHNKWLTRTECSMQINEVDDNRLSLSSFWGLFLICGLACFIALTTFFCRVLCQYRKFAMGHGEEGEVGVEEIQPARPRRSLRSASFKDLIGFVDRKETEIKEMLKRKASDSKRQASPSKDGQASSSPA, via the exons ATGGATATTTTGCAGATTACCGGGTCTGATCATAGATCATTCATGGCAATAATACAGCTGTTATCaattttttgtattatttgTGTGCCCATGGAAGTCATGGGTAAGAATGGAAATGCCAGTGCTTCTTCCCCTAGACCGAGTGTTGTGAATGTAGGAGCTCTATTTACTATTAATTCTGTAATTGGAAGAGCAGCTAAGCCAGCACTTGAAGCTGCAGTTGATGATGTAAATTCAGATTCCAGTATTCTTCCAGGGACAAAACTGAATCTTATTACACTTGACACGAATTGCAGTGGATTTATTGGAACAATGGAAG CTTTGCAGCTAGTGGAAAATGATGTGGTTGCCGCAATTGGCCCTCAGTCTTCTGGAATAGCTCACGTCATCTCTCATGTTGTTAATGAACTTCATGTACCACTTTTATCATTTGGAGCAACAGATCCTACACTATCTGCCTTGCAGTATCCATATTTCCTCCGCACTACACAGAGTGATTATTTCCAGATGTTTGCTATAGCCGATCTGGTTACATATTATGGATGGAGGGAGGTAATTGCTATCTTTGTAGATGATGATTATGGGAGAAATGGCATATCTGTATTGGGTGATGCACTGGCAAAGAAGCGTTGTAAGATCTCCTATAAGGCTGCCTTCACCCCTGGAGCATCCAATAGTGCAATCAATGACTTGTTAGTTGGGGTAAACCTGATGGAATCCCGGGTTTATGTTGTGCATGTAAATCCTGATTCtggtttaaaaattttttctgtTGCCCAGAATCTTGGGATGGTGACCAAGGGCTATGTTTGGATTGCTACAGATTGGCTTCCTTCTCTATTAGATTCAATACAACCAGTTGATGTTAACACAATGAATCTCTTACAGGGGGTTGTCGCTCTTCGCCATTACACACCAGATACTGATCTGAAGAAAAGGTTTATGTCTAGGTGGAACAGCCTAAAGTATAAGAATACAACAGGACCTGCTGGGTTCAATTCTTATGCTCTCTTTGCTTATGATTCAGTATGGTTAGCTGCCCGAGCTCTTGATGCTTTTTTCAATGATGGTGGAAGGGTATCTTTCTCTGACGACCCAAAGTTGCACGACAGAAATCGAAGTTCATTGCACTTGTCATCACTCCGTGTTTTCAATGGAGGTCAACAGTATCTCCAAACAATTCTTAGGATGAATTTCACAGGTCTCAGTGGTCAAATTCAATTTGATCttgataaaaatttagttcATCCAGCATATGAGGTTCTTAACATTGGTGGGACAGGAATGCGCAGAATTGGTTATTGGTCAAATTACTCTGGGCTTTCAGTTGTTGCTCCAGAGACCTTATACAGGAAGCCTTATAATACTTCTACCAGCAACCAACAGCTTTACCCTGCAATATGGCCGGGTGAAAATTCAGAAACTCCTCGAGGATGGGTATTTCCCAACAATGGGAAGCCACTACGTATAGCAGTGCCCAATCGAGTAAGTTATAAAGATTTTGTGGCTGAAGACAAAAACCCTCCAGGTGTTAGAGGATATTGTATTGATGTCTTTGAAGCTGCCATAAACTTGCTGCCATATCCTGTCCCACACACATATATGTTATATGGAGATGGAAAGAGAAACCCTGTCTACAATGAACTTGTCAATGGAGTCGCTCAAAAT AAGTATGATGCAGCTGTGGGAGATGTTACAATAATTACAAATAGAACTAAAATTGTGGATTTTACACAGCCTTACATGGAATCAGGATTAGTTGTAGTGGCTCCTGTCAAGGAAGTAAAATCTAGCCCTTGGGCTTTCCTCAAGCCATTTACTGTACAAATGTGGTGTGTCACTGGAgccttctttctttttgtgggTGCTGTTGTCTGGATTCTTGAGCACCGGATTAATCATGAATTTCGTGGTACTCCAAGGCAACAGCTCATAACGATATGCTG GTTTAGTTTCTCAACGATGTTCTTCTCCCATA GAGAGAACACTGCGAGCACCTTGGGACGTATGGTGCTGATCATATGGCTATTTGTTGTGTTGATTATCAATTCAAGCTATACAGCAAGTTTGACATCAATCCTTACAGTTCAGCAATTAACATCAAGAATTGAAGGGATTGACAGCTTGATCTCAAGTACTGAACCAATTGGAGTTCAAGAAGGGTCATTTGCATGGAACTACTTGATTGATGAGCTCAACATAGCAGAATCAAGGCTTGTAAAATTGCAAAACCAAGATGAATACTTTTCTGCCCTTAAACGTGGACCAAAAGCGGGTGGGGTGGCTGCCATTGTTGATGAGCTTCCTTACATTGAGCTCTTCTTGTCCAGCACCAACTGTAAATTCAGGACAGTGGGGCAAGAGTTCACGAAAAGCGGGTGGGGATTT GCATTTCAGAGGGACTCCCCTCTTGCAGTCGACTTGTCCACCGCCATCCTCCAACTCTCTGAAAATGGTGATCTTCAAAAAATTCATAACAAATGGCTGACACGTACAGAGTGCTCTATGCAAATCAACGAAGTTGATGACAACCGACTCTCCTTGAGCAGCTTCTGGGGTCTGTTCCTGATATGTGGGCTTGCTTGCTTTATTGCTCTTACTACATTCTTCTGCAGGGTACTTTGTCAGTACCGTAAATTTGCTATGGGACACGGTGAAGAAGGGGAGGTGGGGGTGGAGGAGATTCAACCGGCAAGGCCTAGACGCTCGCTGCGTTCAGCTAGCTTCAAAGATTTGATTGGTTTTGTAGATAGGAAAGAAACAGAGATTAAGGAGATGCTTAAGCGAAAGGCTAGTGATAGTAAGAGACAAGCTAGCCCCAGCAAAGATGGACAGGCAAGTTCATCACCTGCTTAG